Proteins encoded by one window of Nocardioides euryhalodurans:
- a CDS encoding endonuclease/exonuclease/phosphatase family protein, with the protein MSSSMRILTYNTQMRSALMEMGFPPSIPPVYTAPQRAKLVSRAILDSAEEIDVVCLNEIFDEPSRAILSQELEDEFPFQVSKVDTFHSRIVTPGIADDIQELVWELTFGPVGDLTGLAMLKLEDSGLFLASRYPFATVPTPPEVVALLGPLAFPNGVPVVRFQMYADSSDADKFAAKGVLYARLDPPGAGVRHVFISHSQADSEAIEENADDRQKQIEAVAGFIEHCIEETPPFAEEVFFLGDLNVVGHGAKDPKAHPPDGDLPEWTNLFGTPNAPMFDQLVDRWGRDQCPGGATGRTDPGFTADVVYPPARQRLDYLLTSASSQLAVQHLRIHRELADPKGVLPFLSDHQPLLADINVVTPHGTPATALVTPDVVDFDDDDSLFDGRVKWYRFDVPGTYDVDLQHDGADTAYEIYLGDDFSTPQPPYRNVTDPERGPRFVLAAPFFVKVHLVDRRSECSYTLRSHRHEGRTWRDAIVLVPDQLRHERFPAQPFNVDTNDAEWDDAESKWFLVETPRIPLPHAAQLGVGVFDPVREIGGATLTTPVRVTLGQWDGVSPPASLAAQSGPSSSPQNISWEAGDNEHFFVLVQRQSGTATAVSFDIVMSTTLSLLIARPAIEMSLTCREETSGWGADDIALEIRADGDLVADIPNSVIGDFEDDAVRHVGDKIPAPITPYTQSIEVRVIEEDDIDPDDVGVGTIPLVADVEDAPGFTVLHPGMDGRILGSLEIGVDDGTYALCCVISRWHPSA; encoded by the coding sequence ATGAGCAGCTCGATGCGCATCCTGACCTACAACACACAGATGCGGTCCGCGCTGATGGAGATGGGCTTCCCGCCGTCGATCCCGCCGGTCTACACCGCGCCCCAGCGGGCCAAGCTGGTCTCCCGGGCGATCCTCGACAGCGCCGAGGAGATCGACGTGGTCTGCCTCAACGAGATCTTCGACGAGCCGTCACGAGCGATCCTCAGCCAGGAGCTGGAAGACGAGTTCCCGTTCCAGGTCTCGAAGGTCGACACCTTCCACTCGCGCATCGTGACGCCGGGGATCGCGGACGACATCCAGGAGCTGGTCTGGGAGCTGACCTTCGGGCCGGTGGGCGACCTGACCGGGCTGGCGATGCTCAAGCTCGAGGACAGCGGCCTGTTCCTGGCGAGCAGGTACCCGTTCGCCACCGTGCCGACGCCGCCCGAGGTCGTCGCGTTGCTGGGCCCGCTCGCGTTCCCGAACGGCGTCCCGGTCGTGCGCTTCCAGATGTACGCCGACTCCTCCGACGCCGACAAGTTCGCCGCGAAGGGCGTGCTCTACGCGCGCCTCGATCCGCCGGGAGCCGGCGTCCGGCACGTGTTCATCAGCCACAGCCAGGCCGACTCCGAGGCCATAGAGGAGAACGCCGACGACCGACAGAAGCAGATCGAGGCCGTGGCCGGGTTCATCGAGCACTGCATCGAGGAGACGCCGCCCTTCGCCGAGGAGGTGTTCTTCCTCGGCGACCTCAACGTCGTCGGCCACGGCGCCAAGGACCCGAAGGCGCACCCGCCGGACGGGGACCTGCCCGAGTGGACGAACCTCTTCGGGACGCCGAATGCCCCGATGTTCGACCAGCTCGTCGACCGGTGGGGCCGCGACCAGTGCCCCGGCGGCGCGACGGGTCGCACCGACCCCGGCTTCACCGCCGACGTCGTCTACCCCCCGGCGCGGCAGCGGCTCGACTACCTGCTCACCTCGGCCTCGTCCCAGCTCGCGGTGCAGCACCTGAGGATCCACCGCGAGCTGGCCGACCCGAAGGGTGTGCTGCCGTTCCTCAGCGACCACCAGCCGCTGCTGGCCGACATCAACGTCGTCACGCCTCACGGCACGCCTGCCACCGCGCTGGTCACGCCCGACGTCGTCGACTTCGACGACGACGACTCGCTCTTCGACGGAAGGGTCAAGTGGTACCGCTTCGACGTGCCTGGCACCTACGACGTCGACCTGCAGCACGACGGTGCGGACACGGCGTACGAGATCTATCTCGGCGACGACTTCAGCACCCCCCAGCCCCCGTACCGCAACGTGACCGACCCCGAGCGCGGTCCCCGCTTCGTGCTCGCCGCGCCGTTCTTCGTCAAGGTCCACCTGGTCGATCGCCGCAGCGAGTGCTCCTACACGCTGCGCTCCCACCGTCACGAGGGGCGGACGTGGCGAGACGCGATCGTGCTGGTGCCCGACCAGCTGCGCCACGAGCGCTTCCCGGCGCAGCCGTTCAACGTCGACACCAACGACGCCGAGTGGGACGACGCGGAGAGCAAGTGGTTCCTCGTCGAGACCCCGCGCATCCCGCTGCCGCACGCGGCCCAGCTCGGTGTCGGCGTGTTCGACCCTGTCCGGGAGATCGGCGGCGCGACGCTGACCACGCCGGTCCGGGTGACCCTCGGCCAGTGGGACGGGGTCTCACCGCCGGCGTCACTTGCCGCGCAGTCGGGGCCCAGCAGCAGCCCCCAGAACATCTCCTGGGAGGCTGGGGACAACGAGCACTTCTTCGTCCTGGTGCAGCGCCAGTCCGGGACGGCGACGGCGGTGTCCTTCGACATCGTGATGAGCACGACGCTGAGCCTGCTGATCGCCCGGCCCGCGATCGAGATGTCGCTGACCTGCCGGGAGGAGACCTCCGGCTGGGGTGCCGACGACATCGCCCTGGAGATCCGCGCCGACGGAGACCTGGTCGCCGACATCCCGAACTCGGTCATCGGCGACTTCGAGGACGACGCCGTCCGCCACGTCGGCGACAAGATCCCGGCCCCCATCACGCCGTACACCCAGAGTATCGAGGTCAGGGTCATCGAGGAGGACGACATCGACCCCGACGACGTCGGCGTGGGCACGATCCCGCTGGTCGCCGACGTCGAGGACGCACCCGGCTTCACCGTCCTGCACCCCGGCATGGACGGCCGGATCCTGGGCAGCCTGGAGATCGGCGTCGACGACGGGACCTACGCCCTCTGCTGCGTCATCTCGCGCTGGCATCCGTCGGCCTAG
- a CDS encoding acyl-CoA dehydrogenase family protein encodes MDEFPLYGLSEEHQAIREAVRAVCDAKVAPFASDVDEFARYPREAADALRAADFHAPHVPEAYGGAGADALATCLVIEEVARACVSSSLIPAVNKLGSLPVQIAGSEELKKHYLGRLAAGEGGFSYCLSEPDAGSDAGAMKTRASFEPGGDGGTWILNGVKRWITNAEESEFYTVLAITDPEKKARGGISAFVVEKSDEGVSFGAPEKKLGIKGSPTREVYLDNVRIPASRLIGEEGEGFAIAMQTLDHTRVTIAAQAVGVAQGALDYALSYAKERQQFGKAIAEFQGLQFLLADMGMKVEAARQMTYAAAGRSERGDADLTFFGAAAKCFASDVAMEVTTNAVQVLGGYGYTREYPVERMMRDAKITQIYEGTNQVQRIVMARQLLAGVQSEL; translated from the coding sequence ATGGACGAGTTCCCCCTCTACGGCCTCTCCGAGGAGCACCAGGCGATCCGGGAGGCCGTGCGCGCGGTGTGCGACGCGAAGGTCGCGCCCTTCGCCTCGGACGTCGACGAGTTCGCCCGCTATCCCCGGGAGGCGGCCGACGCCCTGCGCGCGGCCGACTTCCACGCGCCCCACGTCCCCGAGGCGTACGGCGGCGCCGGGGCGGACGCCCTCGCGACCTGCCTGGTCATCGAGGAGGTCGCCCGGGCCTGCGTGAGCTCCAGCCTGATCCCCGCCGTCAACAAGCTGGGGTCGCTGCCCGTGCAGATCGCCGGCTCCGAGGAGCTCAAGAAGCACTACCTCGGCAGGCTGGCCGCGGGCGAGGGCGGCTTCTCGTACTGCCTCTCCGAGCCGGACGCAGGCTCGGACGCAGGGGCGATGAAGACCCGGGCCAGCTTCGAACCGGGGGGCGACGGGGGCACTTGGATTCTCAACGGCGTCAAGCGCTGGATCACCAACGCGGAGGAGTCGGAGTTCTACACCGTCCTCGCGATCACCGACCCCGAGAAGAAGGCCCGTGGCGGGATCAGCGCCTTCGTCGTCGAGAAGTCCGACGAGGGTGTGTCCTTCGGCGCTCCCGAGAAGAAGCTCGGCATCAAGGGCAGCCCCACCCGCGAGGTCTACCTCGACAACGTACGCATCCCGGCCTCGCGGCTCATCGGCGAGGAGGGGGAGGGCTTCGCCATCGCGATGCAGACCCTCGACCACACCCGCGTCACGATCGCGGCGCAGGCCGTCGGGGTCGCCCAGGGAGCCCTCGACTACGCGCTCTCCTACGCGAAGGAGCGCCAGCAGTTCGGCAAGGCCATCGCGGAGTTCCAGGGCCTGCAGTTCCTGCTCGCCGACATGGGCATGAAGGTCGAGGCGGCACGCCAGATGACCTACGCCGCCGCCGGTCGCTCCGAGCGCGGCGACGCCGACCTCACCTTCTTCGGCGCCGCGGCGAAGTGCTTCGCCTCCGACGTCGCGATGGAGGTCACCACCAATGCGGTGCAGGTGCTCGGCGGCTACGGCTACACCCGCGAGTACCCCGTGGAGCGGATGATGCGCGACGCCAAGATCACCCAGATCTACGAGGGCACCAACCAGGTGCAGCGGATCGTGATGGCCCGCCAGCTCCTCGCCGGGGTCCAGTCCGAGCTCTGA
- a CDS encoding type 1 glutamine amidotransferase domain-containing protein produces MTKKIAFLTATEGIERVELTDPWQSVTDAGHSAELLSTEAGEVQTFDHLDKAETRPVDTVVGDADVADYDALVLPGGVANPDALRLDEGAVAFIRAFAASGKPVAAICHAPWTLVEAGALRGKRLTSWPSLQTDIRNAGGEWVDEEVVVDGNLITSRNPGDIPAFTKALLDAVG; encoded by the coding sequence ATGACCAAGAAGATCGCTTTCCTGACCGCGACCGAGGGCATCGAGCGGGTCGAGCTGACCGACCCGTGGCAGTCGGTCACCGACGCCGGCCACAGTGCCGAGCTGCTCAGCACGGAGGCCGGTGAGGTGCAGACCTTCGACCACCTCGACAAGGCCGAGACCCGCCCGGTCGACACCGTCGTCGGGGACGCGGACGTCGCCGACTACGACGCGCTGGTCCTCCCGGGCGGGGTCGCGAACCCCGACGCGCTCCGGCTCGACGAGGGCGCCGTCGCGTTCATCCGGGCCTTCGCCGCCTCGGGCAAGCCGGTCGCGGCCATCTGCCACGCGCCGTGGACCCTCGTCGAGGCCGGCGCGCTGCGCGGCAAGCGGCTGACGTCGTGGCCCAGCCTGCAGACCGACATCCGCAACGCCGGCGGTGAGTGGGTCGACGAGGAGGTCGTGGTCGACGGCAACCTGATCACCAGCCGCAACCCCGGGGACATCCCGGCCTTCACCAAGGCGCTGCTCGACGCCGTCGGGTGA
- a CDS encoding CoA-binding protein: MGVAWQDPAAIDLMLDECATWAVVGLSGNPSRTAYAIADLLQQRGKRIVPVHPTAPVVLGEQGYATLADIPFPVDVVDVFRRSEAAGAFADQAVAIGARAVWLQLGVVDHEAFERTRAAGVPMVMDACPAIEWRRRR, encoded by the coding sequence ATGGGTGTGGCGTGGCAGGACCCGGCGGCGATCGACCTGATGCTCGACGAGTGCGCGACGTGGGCGGTCGTGGGGCTGTCCGGCAACCCGTCGCGGACGGCGTACGCCATCGCGGACCTGCTCCAGCAGCGTGGGAAGCGGATCGTGCCGGTCCACCCGACGGCGCCGGTGGTCCTCGGCGAGCAGGGGTACGCGACCCTCGCCGACATCCCCTTCCCCGTCGACGTGGTCGACGTCTTCCGCCGCTCCGAGGCTGCCGGCGCGTTCGCGGACCAGGCCGTGGCGATCGGTGCGCGCGCGGTGTGGTTGCAGCTCGGTGTGGTCGACCACGAGGCGTTCGAGCGGACCCGGGCGGCGGGGGTGCCGATGGTGATGGACGCCTGCCCCGCCATCGAGTGGCGGCGGCGACGGTGA
- the arfB gene encoding alternative ribosome rescue aminoacyl-tRNA hydrolase ArfB produces the protein MSNLRVPPGPGLPEGLVVPADELVERFSRSSGPGGQSVNTTDSRVELVFDPAASSVLTEDEKRRVGLIRVVAAEHRSQHRNRVAARERLATALRAALAPPPPPRVPTKPSKSSRRRRVETKRKRGQTKALRGRVRGE, from the coding sequence GTGAGCAACCTCCGGGTCCCTCCCGGACCGGGACTGCCCGAGGGTCTGGTGGTCCCGGCCGACGAGCTCGTCGAGCGGTTCTCGCGCTCCTCCGGGCCGGGCGGGCAGTCGGTGAACACCACCGACAGCCGCGTCGAGCTGGTCTTCGACCCGGCCGCGTCCTCGGTGCTGACCGAGGACGAGAAGCGCCGGGTCGGGCTGATCCGCGTGGTCGCCGCCGAGCACCGCTCCCAGCATCGCAACCGGGTCGCCGCACGCGAGCGGCTCGCGACCGCCCTCCGCGCGGCGCTCGCCCCGCCTCCCCCGCCGCGCGTCCCGACCAAGCCGTCGAAGTCCTCGCGGCGTCGCCGCGTCGAGACCAAGCGCAAGCGGGGGCAGACCAAGGCGCTCCGGGGCCGAGTCCGGGGCGAGTGA
- a CDS encoding META domain-containing protein, giving the protein MPPDAGARPGLTLEDTRWLLTDIAENTDQASSVTAVPAGVRSTLVLTGGRVAAFLGCNQARGDAEVVRDRIELGPLMTTRMACPGPEGEVEQQVSTVLEGSVPWSITGDRLTLGEGALQLIYTAGS; this is encoded by the coding sequence GTGCCCCCGGACGCGGGCGCCCGCCCGGGCCTCACGCTCGAAGACACCCGCTGGCTGCTCACCGACATCGCGGAGAACACCGACCAGGCGTCGTCCGTGACGGCCGTCCCCGCCGGTGTCCGCTCGACGCTCGTCCTCACCGGCGGCCGGGTGGCGGCGTTCCTCGGCTGCAACCAGGCCCGCGGCGACGCCGAGGTCGTGCGCGACCGGATCGAGCTCGGCCCGCTGATGACCACCCGCATGGCCTGCCCGGGGCCGGAGGGCGAGGTCGAGCAGCAGGTGTCGACCGTCCTCGAGGGCTCCGTCCCGTGGTCGATCACCGGAGACCGGCTCACCCTCGGCGAGGGTGCGCTGCAGCTGATCTACACCGCCGGCTCCTGA
- a CDS encoding META domain-containing protein, with product MSLRLLLLALLALSACGDGGSQATEDPDPPTPPPGDYVAVTLPEPYAAGDLLQLTVREDGVSFRATCNTFFGSADWGGGVLAVGQVGGTEMGCPGDAAAQDEWLVDFLTSRPTYAFDGEGLERAAPTPWSACCRPTRCPRTRAPARASRSKTPAGCSPTSRRTPTRRRP from the coding sequence ATGAGTCTCCGGCTGCTCCTCCTCGCGCTGCTCGCGCTCTCCGCCTGCGGCGACGGCGGGTCGCAGGCCACCGAGGACCCCGACCCGCCGACGCCGCCGCCGGGCGACTACGTCGCCGTGACGCTCCCCGAGCCGTACGCCGCGGGCGACCTGCTCCAGCTGACCGTCCGCGAGGACGGGGTCTCGTTCCGGGCCACGTGCAACACGTTCTTCGGGTCGGCCGACTGGGGCGGCGGGGTGCTCGCCGTCGGGCAGGTCGGCGGTACCGAGATGGGCTGCCCCGGCGACGCCGCGGCCCAGGACGAGTGGTTGGTCGACTTCCTCACCTCGCGACCGACGTACGCCTTCGACGGGGAGGGGCTGGAGCGGGCGGCACCGACGCCGTGGTCAGCCTGCTGCCGGCCGACCAGGTGCCCCCGGACGCGGGCGCCCGCCCGGGCCTCACGCTCGAAGACACCCGCTGGCTGCTCACCGACATCGCGGAGAACACCGACCAGGCGTCGTCCGTGA
- a CDS encoding heparan-alpha-glucosaminide N-acetyltransferase domain-containing protein, translating into MASTGRLVGLDVARCLALLGMVATHLLSSRSPAGEESLSHLVASGRASALFAVLAGVTLALLTGGRTPLVGRDRWVAVGGLVARALLIALLGLALGELDTGLAIILTYYGVLFLLGLPFVALGARALAVLAGVWLVVAPVVSHLVRPELPEPRYANPSFEQLSEPVLLLSELTFTGYYPVVPWLAYLLAGMAVGRSDLARRTVQGALLAGGLLLAAGSALVSARLTEGRVPPELLDQARTDSYGTTPTGGSPEWLLIAAPHSGTPFDLAQTIGSSLAVIGGCLLVVGLLPAALPRVAAVVFGAGTMTLTLYTLHAWLRSDWIPAEEPSAFRDHVIILGLIGAVFVLLRRRGPLEALVALPGRGLRRWNSARRSSVPTP; encoded by the coding sequence GTGGCGAGCACGGGGCGGCTCGTCGGGCTCGACGTCGCACGCTGCCTCGCCCTGCTCGGGATGGTCGCGACGCACCTGCTGTCCTCGCGATCGCCGGCCGGTGAGGAGTCCCTCTCTCACCTGGTGGCGAGCGGTCGCGCCTCGGCGCTCTTCGCCGTGCTGGCGGGCGTCACGCTGGCGTTGCTCACCGGCGGCCGGACACCGCTCGTCGGCCGGGACCGCTGGGTCGCCGTCGGCGGGCTGGTGGCCCGGGCGCTGTTGATCGCGCTGCTGGGCCTGGCCCTGGGCGAGCTCGACACCGGGCTCGCGATCATCCTCACCTACTACGGCGTCCTGTTCCTGCTGGGCCTTCCCTTCGTGGCCCTCGGCGCGCGGGCGCTCGCGGTGCTGGCCGGGGTGTGGCTGGTGGTCGCGCCGGTGGTGTCGCACCTGGTCCGGCCCGAGCTGCCCGAGCCGCGCTACGCCAACCCCAGCTTCGAGCAGCTCTCCGAGCCGGTGCTGCTGCTCTCCGAGCTCACCTTCACCGGCTACTACCCGGTGGTGCCGTGGCTGGCCTACCTGCTGGCCGGGATGGCCGTGGGGCGCAGCGACCTCGCCCGGCGCACGGTCCAGGGCGCGCTGCTCGCCGGGGGGCTGCTGCTGGCGGCCGGCTCCGCGCTCGTCTCGGCCCGGCTGACCGAGGGACGCGTCCCTCCCGAGCTGCTCGACCAGGCGCGGACGGACTCCTACGGGACGACCCCGACGGGCGGGTCGCCGGAGTGGCTGCTCATCGCCGCACCCCACAGCGGGACCCCGTTCGACCTCGCGCAGACGATCGGCAGCTCGCTGGCGGTGATCGGCGGCTGCCTGCTCGTGGTCGGGCTGCTGCCGGCAGCGCTGCCGCGGGTCGCGGCGGTGGTCTTCGGGGCCGGCACGATGACGCTCACGCTCTACACGCTCCACGCCTGGTTGCGCAGCGACTGGATCCCGGCGGAGGAGCCCTCCGCGTTCCGCGACCACGTGATCATCCTGGGGCTGATCGGGGCCGTCTTCGTGCTGCTCCGGCGTCGGGGGCCGCTGGAGGCGCTGGTCGCCCTGCCGGGTCGTGGACTGCGCCGGTGGAACTCCGCCCGCCGGTCGAGCGTCCCAACACCATGA
- the purE gene encoding 5-(carboxyamino)imidazole ribonucleotide mutase: MADQQARVGIVMGSDSDWPVMQAAAEALGEFDVAHEADVVSAHRMPQEMLAYGEEAAGRGLQVIIAGAGGAAHLPGMLAAVTPLPVIGVPVPLRHLDGLDSLLSIVQMPAGVPVATVAVGNARNAGLLAVRILAAADEALRQKMVEFQAELKASATEKGEAVRRAAGGPQRVGF, encoded by the coding sequence ATGGCAGACCAGCAGGCCCGCGTGGGCATCGTGATGGGGTCGGACTCGGACTGGCCGGTGATGCAGGCCGCGGCCGAGGCGCTGGGCGAGTTCGACGTCGCCCACGAGGCAGACGTGGTCTCGGCGCACCGGATGCCCCAGGAGATGCTGGCCTACGGCGAGGAAGCGGCAGGTCGTGGGTTGCAGGTGATCATCGCCGGGGCGGGCGGCGCCGCACACCTGCCGGGCATGCTGGCCGCGGTCACGCCGCTGCCCGTCATCGGCGTGCCCGTGCCGCTGCGGCACCTCGACGGGCTCGACTCGCTGCTGTCGATCGTGCAGATGCCCGCCGGTGTGCCGGTCGCGACCGTGGCGGTCGGCAACGCCCGCAACGCCGGCCTGCTCGCCGTCCGGATCCTCGCGGCCGCCGACGAGGCGCTGCGGCAGAAGATGGTCGAGTTCCAGGCCGAGCTCAAGGCGTCGGCGACCGAGAAGGGCGAGGCCGTACGCCGCGCGGCCGGCGGCCCGCAGCGCGTGGGCTTCTGA
- a CDS encoding 5-(carboxyamino)imidazole ribonucleotide synthase — MMAEPAAALGLPLRLLAEAEGVSAAQVIPDHLVGDYRDLPTLQKVTDGCAVVTFDHEHVPTDHLHALEADGVACRPGPEALVHAQDKAVMRERLGALGVPCPRNRVVTSLQDVEAFGFPCVLKTTRGGYDGKGVWFVDSAEECADAFAAAEASGVGLLAEERVAFRRELAALVARSPSGQAAAYPIVASTQRDGICHEVVAPAPGLDDDLAGQAQRIALTIAGELGVTGILAVELFETEDGRVLVNELAMRPHNTGHWSQDGAVTSQFENHLRAVLDLPLGSPAPRERWTVMVNILGGEGHEGAGSAPLYQGYPHALARDPRLRVHLYGKGLRPGRKVGHVNAYGDDLDDCLERARHAAAWFRGDLGNESE, encoded by the coding sequence ATGATGGCCGAGCCCGCTGCCGCCCTGGGACTCCCGCTGCGACTGCTGGCCGAGGCGGAGGGCGTGTCCGCCGCGCAGGTGATCCCCGACCACCTCGTCGGTGACTACCGCGACCTCCCGACGCTGCAGAAGGTGACCGACGGCTGTGCGGTGGTCACCTTCGACCACGAGCACGTCCCGACCGACCACCTGCACGCCCTCGAGGCCGACGGGGTCGCCTGTCGGCCCGGGCCCGAGGCGCTGGTCCACGCCCAGGACAAGGCCGTGATGCGGGAACGGCTGGGCGCCCTCGGCGTCCCGTGTCCGCGAAACAGGGTCGTCACCTCGCTGCAGGACGTCGAGGCGTTCGGCTTCCCCTGCGTGCTCAAGACGACGCGCGGCGGCTACGACGGCAAGGGCGTGTGGTTCGTCGACTCGGCGGAGGAGTGCGCGGACGCCTTCGCCGCCGCCGAGGCCTCCGGGGTCGGGCTGCTCGCCGAGGAGCGGGTCGCCTTCCGCCGCGAGCTGGCCGCGCTGGTCGCGCGCTCGCCGAGCGGGCAGGCCGCGGCGTACCCGATCGTCGCCTCGACCCAGCGCGACGGGATCTGCCACGAGGTCGTCGCGCCCGCGCCGGGCCTCGACGACGACCTCGCGGGCCAGGCGCAGCGGATCGCGCTCACCATCGCCGGCGAGCTCGGCGTCACCGGGATCCTCGCGGTCGAGCTGTTCGAGACCGAGGACGGGCGGGTGCTCGTCAACGAGCTGGCGATGCGCCCCCACAACACGGGCCACTGGAGTCAGGACGGCGCGGTGACGAGCCAGTTCGAGAACCACCTGCGGGCGGTCCTCGACCTGCCGCTCGGGTCGCCCGCACCGCGCGAGCGGTGGACCGTCATGGTCAACATCCTCGGCGGCGAGGGTCACGAAGGGGCCGGCTCTGCCCCGCTGTACCAGGGCTACCCCCACGCCCTGGCCCGGGACCCGCGACTGCGGGTGCACCTCTACGGCAAGGGGCTGCGGCCGGGCCGCAAGGTCGGCCACGTCAACGCCTACGGTGATGACCTCGACGACTGCCTCGAGCGCGCGCGGCACGCCGCTGCGTGGTTCCGCGGCGACCTGGGCAACGAGAGCGAGTGA
- a CDS encoding winged helix-turn-helix domain-containing protein: MLTVQDVRVDPATRRAWRGEREIGFSRKEFDLVHALMSRAGKVVSREELMRTVWDTTFWTSSKTIDVHLGWVRRKLGDDSRRPRLITTIRGQGLRFEVE, encoded by the coding sequence GTGCTCACCGTCCAGGACGTCCGCGTCGACCCCGCCACGCGCCGAGCGTGGCGTGGCGAACGAGAGATCGGCTTCTCCCGCAAGGAGTTCGACCTCGTGCACGCCCTCATGTCCCGCGCCGGGAAGGTCGTCAGCCGCGAGGAGCTGATGCGCACGGTCTGGGACACGACGTTCTGGACGTCCTCCAAGACCATCGACGTCCACCTCGGCTGGGTGCGGCGCAAGCTCGGTGACGACTCCCGCCGCCCGCGACTGATCACCACCATCCGTGGGCAGGGGCTGCGCTTCGAGGTCGAGTAG
- a CDS encoding adenylate/guanylate cyclase domain-containing protein has protein sequence MAPDEQPPRDPHALERAVLGEDPTLTAQQVAELTDVTVEQLRRLWWALGFPEHGTEIAFTPADVEAVSTLTGLVDDGAIDFDIAVLLTRALGQTSARLADWEVATLAHRVEELERSEAATGSRTAAALRLIEELNPPFERLLAYAWRRHLAAAVARIEALGAEAEDLHTTQISVGFADIVGFTALSNELGRQQIGDVVEIFESRCADVVAGRRGRIIKSLGDSVLFVNVEPIAAYDTAEGIIQVVGRDPKMPEVRVGLATGDVVMRLGDVFGPPVNLASRLTAVARRNRIIIDQATADLLPEDQFETRRLPPRPVRGFGLVEPLTVRRH, from the coding sequence ATGGCACCTGACGAGCAGCCCCCGCGCGACCCCCACGCCCTCGAGCGGGCGGTCCTCGGCGAGGACCCGACGCTGACGGCGCAGCAGGTGGCCGAGCTGACCGACGTCACCGTCGAGCAGCTGCGGCGGCTCTGGTGGGCGCTCGGCTTCCCCGAGCACGGCACCGAGATCGCCTTCACGCCGGCCGACGTCGAGGCGGTCTCGACGCTCACCGGGCTGGTCGACGACGGAGCCATCGACTTCGACATCGCGGTGCTGCTGACCCGCGCGCTCGGCCAGACCTCGGCACGGCTGGCCGACTGGGAGGTGGCGACGCTCGCGCACCGGGTCGAGGAGCTGGAGCGCTCGGAGGCCGCCACCGGCTCCCGCACGGCCGCGGCGCTGCGGCTGATCGAGGAGCTCAACCCGCCGTTCGAGCGGCTGCTGGCCTACGCCTGGCGGCGGCACCTCGCTGCCGCGGTCGCCCGGATCGAGGCGCTCGGCGCCGAGGCCGAGGACCTGCACACCACCCAGATCAGCGTCGGGTTCGCCGACATCGTCGGCTTCACGGCGCTGTCCAACGAGCTGGGCCGCCAGCAGATCGGTGACGTCGTCGAGATCTTCGAGTCGCGCTGCGCCGACGTCGTGGCCGGTCGTCGGGGGCGGATCATCAAGAGCCTCGGCGACTCGGTGCTGTTCGTGAACGTCGAGCCGATCGCGGCGTACGACACCGCGGAGGGGATCATCCAGGTCGTCGGCCGGGACCCGAAGATGCCGGAGGTCCGGGTCGGCCTGGCGACGGGAGACGTCGTGATGCGGCTCGGCGACGTCTTCGGCCCGCCGGTCAACCTCGCCTCACGACTGACAGCGGTGGCCCGCCGCAACCGGATCATCATCGACCAGGCGACCGCCGACCTGCTCCCCGAGGACCAGTTCGAGACCCGCCGCCTGCCACCCAGACCGGTGAGGGGGTTCGGACTGGTGGAGCCGCTCACCGTCCGAAGGCACTGA
- a CDS encoding PH domain-containing protein: MAYPSKLLNDGEHVVVHTRTHPKALLMALLVLVVTLALAVFVQTLGTGGTADVLHWVAWIVAGLVIVWFVVKPVVAWLTTTYTFTNRRFIKRAGLIAKEGRTIPLNRISGVDFEIGIIDRLFGCGTLVVSDASEQGRVEIHDIPRVEQVQLQVAEELHRLSTGRQDDGT; encoded by the coding sequence GTGGCCTACCCGAGCAAGCTCCTGAACGACGGCGAGCACGTCGTCGTACACACGCGCACGCACCCCAAGGCGCTGCTGATGGCGCTCCTCGTCCTGGTCGTGACGCTCGCGCTCGCGGTCTTCGTCCAGACCCTCGGCACCGGCGGCACCGCCGACGTCCTCCACTGGGTGGCGTGGATCGTCGCCGGCCTCGTGATCGTGTGGTTCGTGGTCAAGCCGGTGGTCGCGTGGCTCACCACGACCTACACCTTCACCAACCGGCGCTTCATCAAGCGGGCGGGCCTGATCGCCAAGGAGGGCCGCACCATCCCGCTCAACCGGATCAGCGGAGTCGACTTCGAGATCGGCATCATCGACCGGCTCTTCGGCTGCGGCACCCTGGTGGTCTCAGACGCGAGCGAGCAGGGCCGGGTCGAGATCCACGACATCCCCCGTGTCGAGCAGGTGCAGCTGCAGGTCGCCGAGGAGCTGCACCGGCTCTCGACCGGCCGCCAGGACGATGGCACCTGA